A window of Streptomyces armeniacus contains these coding sequences:
- a CDS encoding dienelactone hydrolase family protein, translating into MATVVLFHSVYGLRPAVHSAAERLRAAGHTVHVPDLYEGRSAETVEQGRDIKDEIGTDELLRRAVTASAPLSGQGLVYAGFSLGGSVAQNVAMADTNARGLLLFHGTSDIADGASVDDLPVQLHVADPDPFEPHDWLNAWYLRMQRAGADVEVYRYPGAGHLYTDPGLDDHDAEAAEKTWRTALGFLADL; encoded by the coding sequence ATGGCCACTGTTGTGCTGTTCCATTCCGTCTACGGCCTGCGCCCCGCCGTTCACAGTGCCGCCGAGCGGCTGCGGGCCGCGGGCCACACCGTGCACGTGCCCGACCTGTACGAGGGCCGGTCGGCGGAGACGGTGGAGCAGGGCCGCGACATCAAGGACGAGATCGGCACGGACGAGCTGCTGCGCCGCGCGGTCACCGCGTCCGCGCCGCTGTCCGGGCAGGGGCTCGTGTACGCGGGGTTCTCGCTGGGCGGGTCCGTCGCGCAGAACGTGGCGATGGCCGACACGAACGCGCGCGGGCTGCTCCTGTTCCACGGCACGTCCGACATCGCGGACGGCGCGTCCGTGGACGACCTTCCCGTACAGCTGCATGTCGCGGACCCGGACCCGTTCGAGCCGCACGACTGGCTGAACGCGTGGTATCTGCGGATGCAGCGCGCTGGCGCCGACGTGGAGGTCTACCGCTATCCCGGCGCCGGGCACCTCTACACGGACCCGGGCCTCGACGACCACGACGCGGAGGCGGCGGAGAAGACGTGGCGTACGGCGCTGGGTTTCCTCGCGGACCTGTGA
- a CDS encoding RluA family pseudouridine synthase, producing the protein MSMLPEVRTLHVPDGLEGERVDAALARLFGFSRTKAAELAAGGKVLLDGAEAGKSDRVHGGAWIEVEMPAPAAPVRVVAEPVEGMEIVHDDQDIVVVDKPVGVAAHPSPGWTGPTVIGGLAAAGYTITTSGAAERQGIVHRLDVGTSGLMAVAKSERAYTLLKQQFRERTVDKRYHALVQGHPDPLSGTIDAPIGRHPQHDYKWAVTAEGKPSVTHYDLMEAFRAASLLDIKLETGRTHQIRVHMAAHRHPCVGDLTYGADPTLAARLKLTRQWLHAVRLGFEHPADGSWVEYESGYPEDLQRALDRVRAESA; encoded by the coding sequence GTGAGCATGCTTCCCGAAGTCCGAACCCTGCACGTACCGGACGGCCTCGAAGGCGAGCGCGTCGACGCCGCCCTCGCCCGGCTGTTCGGCTTCTCCCGTACGAAGGCGGCCGAGCTGGCCGCGGGCGGGAAGGTCCTGCTGGACGGTGCGGAGGCCGGGAAGTCCGACCGGGTGCACGGTGGCGCCTGGATCGAGGTGGAGATGCCTGCGCCGGCGGCGCCCGTACGGGTCGTCGCCGAGCCCGTCGAGGGCATGGAGATCGTCCACGACGACCAGGACATCGTGGTCGTCGACAAGCCCGTGGGGGTTGCCGCGCACCCCAGCCCCGGCTGGACGGGGCCCACCGTCATCGGCGGCCTGGCCGCCGCCGGCTACACCATCACCACGTCCGGCGCCGCCGAACGGCAGGGCATCGTGCACCGGCTGGACGTCGGCACGTCCGGGCTGATGGCGGTCGCCAAGTCGGAGCGCGCGTACACGCTGCTGAAGCAGCAGTTCCGGGAGCGTACGGTCGACAAGCGCTACCACGCGCTCGTACAGGGCCACCCCGACCCGCTCAGCGGCACCATCGATGCGCCCATCGGGCGGCACCCGCAGCACGACTACAAGTGGGCGGTCACCGCCGAGGGCAAGCCGTCCGTCACGCACTACGACCTGATGGAGGCGTTCCGCGCCGCCAGCCTGCTGGACATCAAGCTGGAGACAGGGCGTACGCACCAGATCCGGGTCCACATGGCGGCACACCGGCACCCGTGCGTCGGCGACCTCACGTACGGCGCCGACCCGACGCTGGCCGCCCGGCTGAAGCTGACACGGCAGTGGCTGCACGCCGTACGGCTCGGGTTCGAGCACCCGGCGGACGGGAGCTGGGTGGAGTACGAGAGCGGCTATCCGGAGGATCTTCAGCGCGCGCTGGACAGGGTGCGCGCGGAGAGTGCGTAA
- a CDS encoding Na+/H+ antiporter, which translates to MDQLALIFALLLAAVIMAPVAGRLGLPSPVLMTLFGGVLALLPVVPEVEVPPDLILPLVLPPLLYAAAQRTSWRQFTANARPILLLAVALVFVTTAVVAVVADAVVPGLPLTAAVALGALVAPPDPVAATQVAARLGLPRRLVSILEGEGLFNDVTAITLYHVAIAAAVTGHFSLPEAAAELGLAAAVGVAVGLALGWAANRLMTFLDDVTLQIGLSLLVPFASYVLAEELLGSGVLAVLVTALFLASGRAVDADDVSGRLAGQTFWSVVDTLVTGVAFGLIGLELQPVLGAVGDRWRELLPATGFVVAAVVVVRLLWLLPASWLARRLHRRKDLDEDIPLSWRETTVVWWAGMRGVASVALALAVPLTVDGGAPFPERDAILFIAFAVVLATLVLQGLTLPWLVRRLHVRADTAAERELERQLALRCAKAAKRRLREIEAEEDLPEEISEALLRRAQDVGVRISPDLVDEERRDAHAQRVRRLKKIHRLQGELLSAARHEVLAARGEPGIDPEIVDRVLHRLDVRSFRGQ; encoded by the coding sequence GTGGACCAACTCGCCCTGATCTTCGCGCTGCTGCTCGCCGCGGTGATCATGGCCCCGGTCGCGGGACGCCTGGGCTTGCCTTCACCGGTGCTGATGACCCTGTTCGGCGGGGTGCTGGCGCTGCTGCCGGTAGTACCGGAGGTCGAGGTACCACCGGATCTGATCCTTCCGCTGGTCCTTCCGCCGCTGCTGTACGCGGCCGCGCAGCGCACGTCGTGGCGGCAGTTCACGGCGAACGCGCGGCCGATCCTGCTGCTGGCCGTCGCGCTGGTCTTCGTGACGACGGCGGTCGTCGCGGTCGTCGCGGACGCGGTCGTACCCGGCCTGCCGCTCACCGCCGCCGTCGCGCTCGGCGCGCTGGTGGCGCCGCCTGACCCGGTCGCGGCGACACAGGTGGCGGCGCGGCTCGGACTGCCGCGGCGGCTCGTGTCGATCCTCGAGGGCGAGGGCCTGTTCAACGACGTCACCGCGATCACGCTCTACCACGTGGCCATCGCCGCCGCCGTCACCGGACACTTCTCGCTGCCCGAGGCCGCCGCGGAACTGGGCCTGGCGGCCGCCGTGGGCGTGGCCGTCGGGCTGGCGCTGGGCTGGGCCGCGAACCGGCTGATGACCTTCCTCGACGACGTCACGCTGCAGATCGGGCTGAGCCTGCTGGTGCCGTTCGCCTCGTACGTGCTCGCCGAGGAACTGCTCGGCTCCGGCGTACTCGCCGTCCTGGTCACCGCGCTGTTCCTGGCCTCCGGGCGGGCGGTGGACGCGGACGACGTCAGCGGGCGGCTGGCCGGGCAGACGTTCTGGTCGGTGGTCGACACGCTGGTCACGGGCGTCGCGTTCGGGCTGATCGGCCTCGAACTGCAGCCCGTTCTCGGCGCGGTGGGCGACCGCTGGCGCGAACTGCTCCCTGCCACGGGGTTCGTGGTCGCGGCGGTGGTGGTCGTACGGCTGCTGTGGCTGCTGCCCGCGTCCTGGCTCGCCCGCCGGCTGCACCGGCGCAAGGACCTGGACGAGGACATCCCGCTGAGCTGGCGGGAGACGACCGTCGTGTGGTGGGCGGGCATGCGCGGCGTCGCCTCCGTCGCACTGGCCCTCGCGGTGCCGCTGACGGTGGACGGGGGCGCGCCGTTCCCGGAGCGCGACGCGATCCTGTTCATCGCCTTCGCGGTGGTGCTCGCCACGCTGGTGCTGCAGGGGCTCACGCTGCCCTGGCTGGTGCGGCGGCTGCACGTACGGGCGGACACCGCGGCCGAACGGGAACTGGAACGGCAGTTGGCCCTCCGCTGTGCCAAGGCCGCGAAGCGGCGGCTCCGCGAGATCGAGGCGGAAGAGGATCTTCCGGAGGAGATCTCCGAGGCGCTGCTGCGGCGGGCGCAGGACGTCGGCGTACGGATCTCGCCGGACCTCGTGGACGAGGAACGGCGGGACGCGCACGCGCAGCGCGTACGGCGGCTGAAGAAGATCCACCGGCTGCAGGGCGAGCTGCTGTCGGCCGCCCGGCACGAAGTGCTGGCGGCGCGGGGGGAGCCGGGTATCGACCCGGAGATCGTGGACCGCGTGCTGCACCGCCTGGACGTCCGCAGCTTCCGCGGTCAATAG
- a CDS encoding serine/threonine-protein kinase, which produces MAGGSAGQIIDGRFELLERLGSGGMGTVWRARDSALHREVALKEVRPVDPALTPEDSDAARMLRERVLREAQALARVSHRNVVTVHHIVDQGPYPWIVMELLPGPSLQERLTDGPLTPQEAARTGQQVLGALRAAHAAGIQHRDVKPANVLLRADGSAVLTDFGIAALQGSASLTVTGELVGSPEYMAPERIRGADDDPASDLWSLGLTLYVCTEGHNPLRRGTGLATLAAVLDDPVPPPVRSGELTPVLNALLVRDVAARPGAEQLERMLTDVAEGRTAAAYEATETAMPPPVLPPRGQAQSQQPPAPQGPPPPGPVPPGDETPRQTAPRLPYGAAAGAYGSPGAYGPGAPGSPTPPPGGTQHGTRHGLRRGLLIAGAAVAVALLVGGSAYLMSSGDDGGAEADGKGDSASQAPADESPTRSPGPSGSPSPLDTPTPSGPGTPTTDGPEPPTSKAPVPQRPSENTWIAQLGSVPKSDGVAARNKQQQALNAKVSGVRWLDSDNFASLRPGYWMFYRPGPDATASGAFTDGNAAADWCASQALTSSNACVGRYLSDERADRVYICAPDQSKGTGRCTRPD; this is translated from the coding sequence ATGGCCGGGGGCAGCGCGGGACAGATCATCGACGGCCGCTTCGAACTCCTCGAGCGGCTCGGCAGCGGCGGCATGGGCACGGTGTGGCGGGCCCGCGACAGCGCACTGCACCGCGAGGTGGCGCTGAAGGAAGTGCGGCCCGTCGACCCGGCGCTCACGCCGGAGGACTCGGACGCCGCGCGCATGCTGCGCGAACGCGTCCTGCGCGAGGCCCAGGCACTGGCCCGGGTCAGCCACCGGAACGTGGTGACCGTCCATCACATCGTCGACCAGGGGCCGTACCCCTGGATCGTCATGGAGCTGCTGCCCGGCCCGAGCCTCCAGGAACGGCTGACGGACGGCCCGTTGACACCGCAGGAGGCCGCCCGTACGGGGCAGCAGGTGCTGGGCGCGCTCCGCGCGGCACACGCGGCGGGCATCCAGCACCGGGACGTCAAACCGGCGAACGTCCTGCTGCGCGCCGACGGCAGCGCCGTCCTCACCGACTTCGGGATCGCCGCGCTCCAGGGCTCGGCGTCCCTGACCGTCACCGGTGAACTCGTCGGCTCCCCCGAGTACATGGCCCCGGAACGCATTCGCGGCGCGGACGACGACCCCGCCAGCGACCTGTGGTCGCTCGGCCTCACCCTGTACGTCTGCACGGAGGGCCACAATCCGCTGCGCCGCGGCACCGGGCTGGCGACGCTGGCCGCCGTGCTCGACGATCCGGTGCCGCCGCCCGTACGCAGCGGGGAGCTGACGCCGGTGCTCAACGCGCTGCTCGTACGGGACGTCGCGGCCCGGCCCGGTGCCGAGCAGCTGGAGCGGATGCTCACGGACGTGGCGGAGGGGCGTACGGCCGCGGCGTACGAGGCGACCGAGACGGCCATGCCGCCGCCGGTCCTGCCGCCCCGGGGCCAGGCCCAGTCCCAGCAGCCCCCGGCGCCGCAGGGCCCTCCCCCGCCGGGCCCGGTGCCGCCCGGGGACGAGACGCCGCGGCAGACCGCTCCCCGGCTCCCGTACGGCGCGGCAGCCGGCGCGTACGGCAGCCCCGGCGCGTACGGCCCCGGTGCGCCCGGCAGCCCCACGCCGCCGCCCGGCGGCACACAGCACGGCACCCGGCACGGTCTGCGCCGCGGTCTGCTGATCGCGGGGGCGGCGGTCGCCGTGGCCCTGCTGGTCGGGGGCAGCGCGTACCTGATGAGCAGCGGTGACGACGGCGGCGCCGAGGCCGACGGCAAGGGCGACAGCGCTTCCCAGGCGCCCGCCGACGAGTCGCCGACCCGCTCCCCCGGCCCGTCCGGGTCGCCCAGCCCGCTGGACACGCCCACACCGTCCGGCCCCGGCACGCCCACCACGGACGGGCCCGAGCCGCCCACCTCGAAGGCGCCCGTACCGCAACGGCCGTCCGAGAACACCTGGATCGCGCAGCTCGGCTCCGTACCGAAGTCCGACGGCGTCGCCGCCCGCAACAAGCAGCAGCAGGCACTGAACGCCAAGGTGTCCGGCGTGCGCTGGCTCGACAGCGACAACTTCGCCTCGCTGCGGCCGGGTTACTGGATGTTCTACCGGCCGGGCCCCGACGCCACCGCCTCCGGCGCCTTCACGGACGGCAACGCGGCCGCCGACTGGTGCGCGAGCCAGGCGCTCACCTCGTCCAACGCGTGCGTCGGCCGCTACCTCAGCGACGAGCGCGCCGACCGCGTCTACATCTGCGCCCCGGACCAGAGCAAGGGCACGGGCCGCTGCACGCGCCCGGACTGA
- a CDS encoding mechanosensitive ion channel family protein, which produces MEHVLRPVLVIGATIAVAVIVGWFVNRILTTADRRHPETPLWGHLRNCRLPLQVVLVSTGLQGAYGLTGIDTSEDRLIKNILALITIAALVWLAVRTASAIAETALARFASTTRDPARVRRFRTQLTMIQRVVTFVLATIAAAVAILLLFPGLKALGASMLASAGVIGIVAGVAAQSMLGNLFAGLQVAFGDSVRIGDTVVVEGEWGTVEEISMAFLTVRIWDDRRLTMPVSYFNSKPYENWSRGGNEITCTVYLHLDHSAPVQEMREKLHSVLKTREDWDRRSWNLVVTDTTPTTIEVRAAMSAKDTDDWWTLQCGVREELITWLQREHPYALPRVATSPAAVPPPRDAAPAPRVGTQGGPTPGEGPGEI; this is translated from the coding sequence ATGGAGCACGTGCTGCGCCCGGTCCTCGTGATCGGCGCCACGATCGCTGTCGCCGTGATCGTCGGCTGGTTCGTCAACCGGATACTGACCACGGCTGACCGCAGGCACCCGGAGACACCGCTCTGGGGACACCTCCGGAACTGCCGGCTGCCGCTGCAGGTGGTGCTCGTCTCGACGGGCCTGCAGGGTGCGTACGGGCTGACCGGCATCGACACTTCCGAAGACCGCCTCATCAAGAACATCCTGGCGCTCATCACCATCGCCGCGCTGGTCTGGCTGGCGGTACGGACGGCCAGCGCCATCGCCGAGACCGCCCTCGCCCGCTTCGCCTCCACCACCCGCGACCCGGCCCGCGTACGCCGCTTCCGTACGCAGCTGACGATGATCCAGCGGGTCGTCACCTTCGTACTGGCGACGATCGCCGCGGCCGTCGCCATCCTGCTGCTCTTCCCCGGCCTGAAGGCACTGGGCGCGTCGATGCTCGCGTCGGCGGGAGTCATCGGCATCGTCGCCGGTGTCGCCGCCCAGTCGATGCTCGGCAATCTCTTCGCCGGGCTCCAGGTCGCCTTCGGCGACTCCGTACGCATCGGCGACACGGTGGTCGTGGAAGGCGAGTGGGGCACGGTGGAGGAGATCTCGATGGCCTTCCTGACCGTACGGATCTGGGACGACCGGCGGCTGACGATGCCCGTCTCGTACTTCAACAGCAAGCCGTACGAGAACTGGTCCCGCGGCGGCAACGAGATCACCTGCACCGTGTACCTGCACCTCGACCACTCCGCGCCCGTACAGGAGATGCGGGAGAAGCTGCACTCCGTGCTCAAGACCCGCGAGGACTGGGACCGGCGCAGCTGGAACCTGGTCGTGACGGACACGACACCGACCACGATCGAGGTGCGGGCGGCGATGTCGGCCAAGGACACGGACGACTGGTGGACGCTGCAGTGCGGGGTCCGCGAGGAGCTGATCACGTGGCTCCAGCGGGAGCACCCGTACGCGCTGCCGCGCGTCGCCACGTCACCGGCGGCGGTGCCGCCGCCGCGGGACGCGGCGCCCGCGCCGCGGGTGGGGACGCAGGGCGGCCCCACCCCGGGCGAGGGCCCGGGCGAGATCTGA
- a CDS encoding peptidase M6 — translation MSAVPARHRIPGCRAIAVVTATALSTLGLALLPGGDEADALDISGPCAIDGAPGFGEGPTNAEYIRPEGHKKATMIMVDFSDIPARTPAAERAAFFSDYGKRYLDQSSYGSYRLDLEPTRQWIRMPGTWSSYDIRRGIKSEGMRKYVQDAIDAARAQGTDFGDTEFVYVVADDNVPAQPTVSQANTFDSLHAGPRDIRGAALVFGRRADSATWQRGNFVHEANHLYGLPDLYNVYNGASVEFAGGWDTMSMAGISDLMGWHKWKFGWLTDRQVACVNGPGTSTHALKPIGSPDGANIAVVKTGPSTAIVAEARTKTGLDGKICGEGVLLYTVNSGVETGRGPIRVVDSMPRSEGGSACADRSPMELAELGDAPFRTGDAHTFANGVRVAVTGGTGKPGAHYTVRVSKPR, via the coding sequence ATGTCCGCAGTGCCCGCGCGCCACCGGATACCCGGTTGCCGAGCCATCGCGGTCGTCACCGCGACCGCCCTGTCCACGCTGGGCCTGGCCCTGCTGCCGGGGGGAGACGAGGCGGACGCCCTCGACATCTCCGGACCGTGCGCGATCGACGGGGCGCCGGGGTTCGGTGAGGGGCCGACGAACGCGGAGTACATCCGTCCGGAGGGCCACAAGAAGGCGACCATGATCATGGTCGACTTCAGCGACATCCCGGCCCGCACCCCCGCCGCCGAACGCGCCGCCTTCTTCTCGGACTACGGCAAGCGCTATCTCGACCAGTCCTCGTACGGCAGCTACCGGCTGGACCTGGAGCCGACCAGGCAGTGGATACGGATGCCCGGTACCTGGTCCTCGTACGACATCCGCCGCGGCATCAAGTCCGAGGGCATGCGCAAGTACGTGCAGGACGCCATCGACGCGGCACGCGCGCAGGGCACCGACTTCGGCGACACCGAATTCGTGTACGTCGTCGCGGACGACAACGTGCCCGCGCAGCCCACCGTTTCGCAGGCGAACACCTTCGACTCGCTGCACGCCGGCCCCCGCGACATCCGCGGCGCCGCCCTCGTCTTCGGCCGCCGCGCCGACTCCGCCACCTGGCAGCGCGGCAACTTCGTGCACGAGGCCAACCACCTCTACGGCCTGCCCGACCTCTACAACGTGTACAACGGCGCCTCGGTCGAGTTCGCCGGCGGCTGGGACACGATGAGCATGGCCGGGATCTCGGACCTGATGGGCTGGCACAAGTGGAAGTTCGGCTGGCTGACCGACCGTCAGGTGGCCTGCGTCAACGGTCCCGGCACCAGCACCCACGCGCTGAAGCCCATAGGGTCGCCGGACGGCGCGAACATCGCCGTCGTCAAGACCGGCCCGAGCACCGCGATCGTCGCCGAGGCCCGTACGAAGACCGGCCTCGACGGGAAGATCTGCGGCGAGGGCGTGCTGCTCTACACCGTCAACTCCGGCGTCGAGACCGGCCGGGGCCCGATAAGGGTCGTCGACTCCATGCCGCGCAGCGAGGGCGGCAGCGCGTGCGCGGACCGCTCCCCCATGGAGCTCGCCGAGCTGGGCGACGCCCCGTTCCGTACGGGCGACGCCCACACCTTCGCCAACGGCGTACGGGTGGCGGTCACCGGCGGCACCGGAAAGCCCGGCGCGCACTACACGGTCCGGGTCAGCAAGCCGCGCTGA